A genomic stretch from Shewanella woodyi ATCC 51908 includes:
- a CDS encoding pseudouridine synthase, with the protein MRLDKFLCKSTQLTRHEACELILAGKVLVNGESVVSPSAQVHENNHIRLEGGQRLTARASRYIMLHKPADTLSSNVDGDHPSVFNFINLEHTSELHIAGRLDADTTGLLLITDDGRWSFNVFNPKYHCEKVYRVYLRDSIEGEIAGEIDAELKARFKQGLDLQGEQALTLPAKLEFVSPKEVLLTITEGRYHQMKRMFARVGNRVNALHREQVGKIKLDMPVGQWRYLTREEIDSIPQY; encoded by the coding sequence ATGCGTCTCGATAAATTTCTATGTAAGAGCACACAACTGACGCGCCATGAGGCCTGTGAACTGATATTGGCAGGCAAGGTCTTGGTCAATGGTGAGTCTGTTGTTAGCCCTTCTGCTCAGGTCCATGAAAATAATCATATTCGCTTAGAGGGTGGCCAGCGGCTTACTGCCCGAGCATCTCGCTATATCATGTTGCATAAACCTGCCGACACCTTAAGTTCGAATGTTGATGGCGATCATCCCAGTGTGTTTAATTTTATCAATTTAGAGCATACCAGTGAGTTGCATATTGCAGGCCGGTTAGACGCTGATACCACAGGATTACTACTGATAACCGATGATGGTCGTTGGTCATTTAACGTGTTTAATCCCAAATACCATTGCGAAAAGGTGTATCGCGTTTATTTGCGAGACTCTATTGAGGGAGAGATAGCCGGAGAGATAGATGCTGAGCTTAAAGCTCGTTTTAAGCAGGGGTTAGACCTACAGGGAGAGCAAGCGCTAACTCTGCCAGCAAAGCTTGAGTTTGTTTCCCCTAAAGAGGTGCTGCTGACTATCACTGAGGGGCGATACCACCAGATGAAGCGTATGTTTGCGCGTGTCGGTAACCGAGTTAACGCTTTGCATCGAGAGCAGGTGGGAAAGATAAAACTTGATATGCCTGTTGGTCAGTGGCGCTACTTAACTCGTGAAGAGATAGACTCGATTCCTCAATACTAA
- a CDS encoding NAD(P)/FAD-dependent oxidoreductase, with product MIRLSNIKLDLDHSPEELTQAILTMLNISADELVETVVFRRGIDARTKNRIFLLYTLDVTTSKDAFLLEQFSDNQSVKPTPDMSYKFVAKAPEDLGERPVVVGFGPCGIFAGLVLAQMGYKPIILERGKEVRERTKDTFGFWRSKKLNTESNVQFGEGGAGTFSDGKLWTQIKDKKHYGRKVLNEFVEAGAPEEILYVSKPHIGTFKLVSMVEKMRAKIIELGGEIRFSARVDDLHIENGQLLGLTLADGSEIKSKHIAMAIGHSARDTFQMIHDKGVYVEAKPFSVGFRIEHNQSVIDKALFGQFAGHPILGAADYKLVHHCKSGRSVYSFCMCPGGTVVAATSEEHAVVTNGMSQYSRNERNANSAIVVGIDPSDYPGHPLAGIDLQRQLEKAAYLLGGENYDAPAQLVGDFMKGTSSAQLGGVDPSYKPGIRLTDMTSLLPQYCVEAIREAIPAFNKKIRGFAMEDATLTGVETRTSSPISIKRGDDYQSINTKGFYPSGEGAGYAGGIMSSAIDGIKVAEAMALSINEQAK from the coding sequence ATGATACGCCTCTCTAATATTAAACTCGACCTCGATCACTCTCCAGAAGAGTTGACTCAAGCCATTTTAACCATGTTGAACATCTCTGCTGATGAGTTGGTTGAAACTGTGGTATTTCGTCGTGGTATCGATGCCCGCACTAAAAATCGTATCTTTTTGCTCTATACACTCGATGTTACAACATCGAAAGATGCCTTTTTACTTGAGCAATTTAGCGATAACCAATCGGTGAAACCCACGCCGGATATGAGCTATAAGTTTGTGGCTAAGGCTCCTGAAGATCTTGGTGAGCGTCCTGTGGTTGTTGGTTTCGGCCCTTGTGGTATTTTTGCAGGTCTAGTATTAGCTCAGATGGGTTACAAGCCAATTATTCTTGAGCGCGGCAAAGAGGTGCGTGAGCGTACTAAAGATACCTTTGGTTTTTGGCGCAGTAAAAAGCTTAATACAGAGTCAAATGTGCAGTTTGGTGAGGGCGGTGCAGGTACCTTCTCTGATGGCAAGCTCTGGACCCAGATTAAAGATAAGAAGCATTATGGCCGTAAGGTGCTTAACGAGTTTGTTGAAGCGGGTGCGCCGGAAGAGATCTTATACGTCAGCAAGCCCCATATCGGTACTTTTAAACTAGTGAGCATGGTGGAGAAGATGCGCGCTAAGATTATCGAACTGGGTGGTGAAATTCGTTTCAGTGCGCGAGTCGATGATCTGCATATCGAGAATGGCCAGCTGTTAGGCTTAACTTTGGCGGATGGCTCTGAGATAAAATCTAAGCATATCGCCATGGCGATAGGTCATAGTGCCCGTGATACTTTCCAGATGATCCACGATAAAGGGGTCTATGTTGAAGCAAAACCTTTCTCTGTTGGATTTCGAATCGAGCATAACCAGTCTGTGATAGACAAAGCCCTGTTTGGCCAATTTGCTGGTCATCCAATTCTTGGTGCTGCGGATTACAAACTAGTTCACCACTGTAAATCAGGTCGCTCTGTTTACAGTTTCTGTATGTGTCCAGGTGGTACTGTGGTGGCAGCTACTTCTGAAGAGCACGCTGTGGTGACTAATGGCATGAGTCAGTACTCACGAAATGAGCGTAATGCTAACAGTGCAATTGTGGTGGGGATCGATCCAAGTGATTATCCTGGGCACCCATTAGCGGGTATCGATCTGCAGCGTCAACTTGAGAAAGCAGCCTATCTGCTTGGCGGTGAGAACTATGATGCACCGGCTCAGCTGGTGGGTGACTTTATGAAGGGAACTTCTTCGGCTCAGCTTGGTGGTGTAGACCCATCTTATAAGCCAGGGATCAGACTGACGGATATGACCAGCTTGCTACCTCAATACTGCGTCGAAGCGATACGTGAAGCGATCCCAGCGTTTAATAAGAAGATCCGTGGCTTTGCCATGGAAGATGCGACCCTAACAGGTGTCGAGACTCGCACATCATCGCCTATCAGCATCAAGCGTGGCGACGATTATCAGAGCATCAATACTAAAGGCTTCTACCCATCGGGTGAGGGAGCAGGTTATGCTGGTGGCATTATGTCATCGGCAATTGATGGTATTAAAGTGGCTGAAGCGATGGCGCTTAGCATCAATGAGCAGGCAAAGTAG
- the fdxA gene encoding ferredoxin FdxA has translation MAFVVTDNCIRCKYTDCVAVCPVDAFHEGPNFLAINPDVCIDCELCVPECAAAAIFQEDALPEGMEQYLELNAELAQIWPVITEVIDAPLDAEQWDGVEDKREHLII, from the coding sequence ATGGCTTTCGTTGTCACAGATAACTGCATTAGATGTAAATACACTGACTGCGTCGCGGTATGTCCCGTCGATGCATTCCATGAAGGGCCAAATTTTTTAGCCATCAACCCCGATGTGTGTATCGATTGCGAACTGTGTGTACCTGAGTGTGCTGCTGCGGCCATCTTTCAAGAAGATGCCCTACCTGAAGGGATGGAGCAGTACCTTGAACTCAATGCTGAGCTTGCTCAGATCTGGCCAGTGATCACAGAGGTTATTGATGCACCTCTTGATGCTGAGCAGTGGGATGGTGTGGAAGATAAAAGAGAACATCTCATCATTTAA
- a CDS encoding lipoxygenase family protein, whose product MTNKNDNQAFLDSPEYLKLQEQLALYEDLRKNGVPESSALTRSAFSDGSMERAAANDYQRLCPVDPDNPNYQPGAVTGAGMHELPEFPFPVLPQDSDTTTEILRKQLVQLASENNWHDFDRLDGTPVHGNINSDEVSNNTPWTIRGTAASRADRAQEGSFGVDDACLQREDDWQLFDASFRYVSANLARLVLIGGPALVSGLIFLLSKLIELILTGGDAKFEIIEPITSAVPPVRVHDAQDLLFYPYDTDSNGQRIDDPQYPKPTWHEEWESDDVIADLQLAAQTPVFNYFKPFTQYQDNFPITNGMFRRIAGFENDDLDDAMSEGRLFITDFHEFNDEVLAQFQPGRSHLDVPASGGRLYASIALFAVPLGSDKLKIIAIQPTQRPPEHDFEWFWWYTFGIGNNANPASKIITPADNEWTWKMAKNTFTTMYSMSNVVDHLSTHVFLYPVATGFYRNIPEMHPLSALILPHLTSLAFNNFTGIFFEVGTRLEDENGDLIYGDPLNGLLTGAVNLISGFSSKSFLDSTVRRSQHYHFVEHGQPLDRAEHPEFNAIGDFPQHDDNTEIWGAIRRWVKGYIRLYYKDNADVRDDYELQAFLTDVAGAGVNGFPHSVSTRRELINTVTHLIYWMSVNHALGNFSAFQPLGALGYYSSLPLDPNQSRSKHDWLGACPRLNVGMALFEFTRLFVDLPTPWHRSLGKYPQGNFMHDPRVYTHLHEFENKIKEIDDGLREKNSNRRWAYDLRYPSTMTVSPWN is encoded by the coding sequence ATGACTAATAAGAATGACAATCAAGCGTTTTTGGATTCGCCTGAGTATCTTAAGCTCCAAGAGCAGTTAGCCCTGTATGAAGACTTACGTAAAAATGGCGTTCCAGAAAGTAGTGCGCTCACAAGAAGTGCTTTCTCCGATGGGAGTATGGAGCGAGCAGCGGCCAATGATTACCAAAGGCTTTGCCCCGTAGATCCTGATAATCCTAACTATCAACCTGGCGCCGTTACTGGTGCTGGCATGCATGAACTTCCTGAGTTTCCCTTTCCTGTTCTGCCGCAGGATTCAGATACTACCACTGAGATTTTGCGTAAGCAGTTGGTACAACTTGCATCTGAAAATAACTGGCATGATTTTGACCGCTTAGACGGCACGCCAGTGCATGGCAACATCAACTCTGATGAGGTGAGTAACAACACGCCTTGGACAATTCGAGGAACGGCAGCATCCCGTGCCGATAGGGCGCAAGAGGGAAGTTTTGGTGTCGATGATGCTTGCTTACAGCGTGAAGATGATTGGCAGTTATTCGATGCCAGTTTTCGATATGTAAGCGCCAACTTAGCCCGCTTAGTGTTAATTGGTGGGCCTGCATTGGTGTCGGGGTTAATATTCCTGCTCTCTAAGTTAATTGAGCTTATCTTAACAGGAGGTGATGCCAAGTTTGAGATCATCGAACCTATCACCTCGGCTGTGCCCCCTGTGCGTGTCCATGATGCACAAGATCTGCTTTTTTATCCATATGATACTGACTCAAATGGCCAACGCATCGATGACCCACAGTATCCTAAACCCACATGGCATGAGGAGTGGGAGAGTGATGATGTGATTGCAGACCTGCAACTTGCGGCCCAAACACCTGTGTTTAATTACTTTAAGCCTTTTACTCAGTATCAGGATAACTTCCCTATCACCAATGGTATGTTCAGACGTATTGCGGGGTTTGAGAATGACGACCTTGATGATGCGATGAGTGAAGGTCGATTGTTTATCACTGATTTTCATGAGTTTAATGATGAGGTTTTGGCTCAGTTTCAGCCCGGTCGCTCCCATTTAGATGTGCCCGCTTCTGGCGGACGTCTCTATGCTTCAATTGCGCTGTTCGCTGTGCCTTTGGGGAGTGATAAGCTAAAGATTATTGCAATTCAACCGACTCAACGACCACCAGAGCATGATTTTGAGTGGTTCTGGTGGTACACCTTTGGTATCGGTAATAACGCCAATCCCGCTTCGAAAATAATTACACCAGCCGATAATGAGTGGACATGGAAGATGGCTAAAAATACATTTACCACCATGTACTCCATGTCCAATGTGGTGGATCACCTTTCAACTCACGTGTTTCTCTATCCGGTAGCCACAGGCTTTTATCGTAATATTCCAGAGATGCACCCGTTGTCGGCATTAATCTTACCCCATTTGACCTCACTGGCTTTTAATAACTTTACTGGGATCTTCTTTGAAGTGGGTACACGCCTTGAGGATGAAAATGGCGATCTTATCTATGGTGATCCCCTTAATGGGTTATTGACTGGAGCAGTTAATTTGATCTCAGGCTTTAGCAGTAAATCTTTCTTAGACAGCACGGTTAGACGCTCACAACATTACCATTTTGTTGAGCATGGCCAGCCACTGGACCGCGCTGAGCATCCTGAGTTTAATGCCATTGGAGATTTTCCTCAGCATGATGATAATACCGAGATTTGGGGGGCTATCCGCCGATGGGTGAAGGGGTATATTCGCCTCTACTATAAAGATAACGCCGATGTCAGAGATGATTATGAACTGCAGGCGTTTTTAACTGATGTTGCTGGTGCTGGAGTGAATGGTTTCCCTCATTCAGTATCAACAAGACGTGAGCTTATCAATACCGTGACTCACCTTATCTACTGGATGAGCGTTAACCATGCCCTGGGTAATTTCTCTGCATTCCAGCCTTTAGGTGCATTGGGTTACTACTCATCACTGCCACTGGATCCGAACCAAAGCCGCAGTAAACATGACTGGCTTGGTGCGTGTCCACGCTTAAATGTTGGCATGGCGCTGTTTGAGTTTACCCGTTTGTTTGTTGACCTGCCGACCCCTTGGCATCGCTCATTGGGTAAGTACCCACAAGGTAACTTCATGCATGATCCACGTGTTTATACCCATCTGCATGAGTTTGAAAATAAAATCAAAGAGATTGATGACGGCTTGAGAGAGAAGAACAGTAATAGACGTTGGGCCTATGATCTTAGATATCCTTCAACAATGACAGTAAGTCCTTGGAACTAA